In one Steroidobacteraceae bacterium genomic region, the following are encoded:
- a CDS encoding trehalose-6-phosphate synthase, which yields MRLPTSPTLITSPQRARRVVIVSNRVTRPGCTAHAGGLTVAIGDSLTAEPTTWFGWSGRISRSAAEREPECEVCDQLQILTTDLTAHEHAGFYAGFSNQCLWPLLHHRPDLMQCDNEAFATYVRVNQRYASTLMARLHPDDLLWVHDYHLMPLARALRAAGACQRLGFFLHVPFPPSEVIARLPWHRQLFSALLEYDAVAFQTSSDTDNFRHYAQAVLGAQLVDGCDLQCAQRLVRCRTLPAGIDVDDLARLARAADTNGDTAGLREFFGRDPLIAGIDRLDYSKGLLERFRAFEHFLANRQAREHRAVYVQVAAPSREPQAHYANLRLGLEHAEEAITRRFAEADWVPLHCIKGVLSRGTLAALYRVARVGFVTPMRDGMNLVAKEYIAAQDPDDPGVLILSEFAGAAETLREAIIVNPLDVEVTANAIQQALLMPLAERQRRHAALCRRIRGQDAHRWRRDFLALLRNQPAAHVPGDGHRILRQPMASRVRKRQRAGGELT from the coding sequence ATGCGACTACCTACGAGCCCGACGCTCATTACGTCGCCGCAACGAGCCCGTCGTGTCGTAATCGTCTCCAACCGCGTCACCCGGCCGGGATGCACGGCACACGCCGGCGGCCTGACCGTGGCGATCGGCGACTCGCTAACGGCAGAACCCACCACCTGGTTTGGCTGGAGCGGCCGAATCTCGAGGTCTGCGGCTGAACGTGAACCCGAATGCGAAGTTTGCGATCAGTTGCAAATACTGACCACAGACCTCACGGCCCACGAGCACGCAGGGTTCTATGCCGGCTTCTCCAACCAGTGCCTGTGGCCGCTGCTTCATCATCGCCCCGACCTGATGCAGTGCGACAATGAAGCCTTCGCGACCTACGTCAGAGTCAATCAGCGATATGCGAGCACGCTCATGGCGCGTCTGCACCCGGACGATCTACTTTGGGTGCATGACTATCACCTGATGCCGCTGGCGAGGGCCTTGCGGGCTGCCGGTGCCTGCCAACGGCTCGGCTTTTTCCTCCACGTGCCGTTTCCGCCATCGGAAGTCATTGCAAGGTTACCCTGGCACCGACAGTTGTTCAGCGCATTGCTCGAGTACGACGCGGTAGCGTTTCAAACCAGCAGTGACACCGACAATTTCCGCCACTACGCCCAGGCAGTGCTCGGGGCACAACTGGTTGACGGCTGCGATCTGCAGTGCGCGCAACGGCTGGTTCGCTGTCGCACGCTGCCAGCCGGCATCGATGTCGATGACCTCGCCCGACTCGCCCGCGCCGCGGACACAAATGGCGACACCGCAGGCTTGCGAGAATTCTTTGGCCGCGACCCGCTGATCGCTGGCATCGATCGACTCGACTATTCGAAAGGGCTGTTGGAGCGATTTCGCGCTTTTGAGCATTTCCTTGCCAATCGGCAAGCGCGAGAACACCGGGCCGTTTATGTGCAGGTCGCTGCACCATCGCGCGAACCGCAGGCGCACTATGCAAATTTGCGACTCGGCCTTGAGCACGCCGAGGAGGCCATAACACGACGCTTTGCGGAAGCCGACTGGGTGCCATTGCATTGCATCAAAGGGGTTTTGTCCCGCGGCACGCTGGCGGCGCTTTACCGAGTGGCGCGGGTGGGATTTGTAACTCCGATGCGCGACGGCATGAACCTGGTCGCCAAGGAATACATTGCCGCCCAGGATCCGGACGATCCTGGCGTGCTGATTCTGTCCGAGTTCGCTGGGGCCGCCGAGACGCTTCGGGAGGCCATCATCGTCAATCCGCTCGATGTTGAGGTCACGGCGAACGCCATTCAACAGGCGCTGCTGATGCCGCTTGCGGAACGTCAGCGTCGGCACGCGGCACTATGCCGTCGCATTCGAGGGCAGGATGCGCACCGCTGGCGACGCGATTTTCTCGCACT